A genome region from Clostridium pasteurianum includes the following:
- a CDS encoding tyrosine-type recombinase/integrase — translation MREKITLINKSSIKTIDNCFEEFVLNMKVRNLRPSTIKFYKDYFHIFNMFIDSETPINQVTKETIDEYILWLKERKTEKDSTININLNAIRAFCKYCQSLGYMEQFKINKIKADKEIIDTYTDFELNLLLKKPNVKRATFKEFSTWAIENTLIGTGMRAGTLINLKIKDIDFDNDLITYRHTKNRRQTIIPLSLTLKQVLVEYLKYRKANNEEDYLFCNSYGGFLKRNQLTHNIAKYNRDRGVNRTGVHKFRHTFAKKWILSGGDIFRLQKILCHSSLDMVRIYVDMFTSDLQKDFSTFNPLDQLKQKKYISLRGGKR, via the coding sequence GTGAGAGAAAAAATAACGTTAATAAATAAAAGTTCTATAAAAACTATTGATAATTGTTTCGAAGAATTTGTTCTCAACATGAAGGTGAGAAATTTAAGACCTTCTACAATTAAATTTTATAAAGATTATTTTCATATATTTAATATGTTTATAGATTCTGAAACGCCAATTAATCAAGTTACAAAAGAGACAATAGATGAATATATATTATGGCTTAAAGAAAGAAAAACAGAAAAGGATAGTACAATAAATATTAATCTTAATGCTATACGTGCGTTTTGCAAGTATTGTCAGAGTTTAGGATATATGGAGCAATTTAAAATCAATAAAATAAAAGCGGATAAGGAAATTATTGATACTTATACAGATTTTGAATTGAACTTATTACTTAAGAAGCCGAACGTAAAGAGAGCTACTTTTAAAGAATTCTCTACATGGGCTATAGAAAATACGTTAATAGGGACAGGGATGCGTGCAGGAACATTAATTAATTTAAAAATAAAGGATATAGATTTTGATAACGACTTAATAACTTATCGTCACACAAAAAATAGAAGGCAAACGATTATTCCATTATCTTTAACTTTAAAACAAGTATTAGTGGAATATTTGAAATATAGAAAAGCTAACAATGAAGAAGATTATTTATTTTGTAATAGTTATGGTGGTTTTTTAAAAAGAAATCAATTGACCCATAATATTGCTAAATATAATAGAGACAGAGGTGTGAATAGGACTGGTGTACATAAATTCCGCCATACATTTGCGAAAAAATGGATTTTGAGCGGAGGAGATATATTCCGTTTACAGAAAATTTTATGTCATTCCTCGTTAGATATGGTACGTATTTACGTAGATATGTTTACTTCTGATTTACAGAAAGATTTTAGTACATTTAATCCACTAGACCAATTGAAACAAAAGAAATATATCTCTTTAAGAGGGGGTAAAAGATAA
- a CDS encoding terminase large subunit domain-containing protein has translation MALSISNAKKLKWLWQDGHEIEWIGAFIKIVNKDTKTVPFILTPEQKEFVEGLSKFNIVLKSRQLGLSVCTVGLAIRQCIVYPNSACLLVSHDQKSCNTIFDKLKQQFNSLPSWLKPKTIANNRQEIKMCNGSKITCSCAGNKDVGRGDTLQLVHLSEFSFWKMPKKQLNSITQALAPEGKLIIESTANGLNEFHDLYFQAQNNENSYKSFFFNWIGGSTLFKKDYEKSVKIYKSKHNKLLTVDELDDEENELLKLGATMEQLMWRRLKVASSGLDMFHQEYPATPVQAFIVSGCNVFDNKRIDEVERAIINNKTTYIKKENIIDLPMILRNHYGRSFFIYKIAKSGERFYIGCDLSEGVGQDYSVIEVLNKDGEQVAEFYNNKLKPFQMAEIINAIGIYYNKALITVEKASGGHSVIERLRYEFRYMNMTKYKSYDQFNKMQWNIGFDTNNKTKSIIINDFVELFAKGQLKINSRRVLQEMKVFEINDNGSMAASGSNHDDSVMATALAIVSLKNPYYYTF, from the coding sequence ATGGCTTTAAGTATTTCAAATGCTAAAAAGTTAAAATGGTTATGGCAAGATGGTCATGAAATTGAATGGATAGGTGCTTTTATTAAGATAGTAAATAAAGATACCAAAACAGTACCGTTTATTCTTACACCAGAGCAAAAGGAATTTGTAGAAGGATTAAGCAAATTTAATATAGTACTCAAATCAAGGCAATTGGGATTAAGTGTTTGCACAGTTGGACTAGCAATAAGACAATGTATTGTATATCCTAATTCGGCATGTTTACTGGTATCGCATGACCAAAAATCATGTAATACAATTTTTGATAAACTTAAACAACAATTTAATAGTTTACCTAGCTGGCTTAAACCTAAAACAATTGCAAACAATCGCCAGGAAATAAAGATGTGTAACGGAAGTAAAATCACTTGCAGTTGTGCAGGAAATAAGGATGTCGGAAGGGGTGACACATTACAATTAGTTCATTTAAGTGAGTTTTCTTTTTGGAAAATGCCAAAAAAACAATTAAATTCAATTACACAAGCACTTGCTCCAGAGGGTAAATTAATTATTGAGAGTACAGCAAACGGATTAAATGAATTTCATGATTTATATTTCCAAGCCCAAAATAATGAAAACTCGTATAAATCATTTTTCTTTAATTGGATAGGTGGAAGTACTCTTTTTAAAAAGGATTATGAAAAATCAGTCAAGATATATAAATCTAAACATAATAAATTACTTACAGTAGATGAACTTGATGATGAAGAAAACGAATTATTAAAACTGGGTGCTACTATGGAACAGTTGATGTGGAGAAGGTTAAAAGTTGCTAGTAGTGGATTAGATATGTTTCATCAAGAATATCCAGCTACACCCGTACAGGCGTTCATTGTGAGCGGATGCAATGTATTTGATAACAAACGAATTGATGAAGTAGAACGTGCAATTATCAATAATAAAACTACATATATAAAGAAAGAAAATATTATAGATTTGCCAATGATTTTAAGGAATCACTATGGCAGGTCTTTTTTTATATATAAAATCGCCAAGAGTGGCGAACGCTTTTATATTGGATGTGATCTATCTGAAGGAGTAGGACAAGATTATTCTGTGATAGAAGTTCTTAATAAAGATGGGGAACAAGTAGCAGAGTTTTATAATAACAAGTTAAAACCTTTCCAAATGGCTGAAATTATCAATGCTATTGGTATTTATTATAACAAAGCATTAATTACAGTTGAAAAAGCTAGTGGAGGTCATTCAGTAATTGAAAGATTGCGATATGAATTTAGATATATGAACATGACAAAATATAAATCATACGACCAATTTAATAAAATGCAATGGAATATTGGTTTTGATACAAACAATAAAACTAAATCAATTATAATTAACGATTTTGTAGAATTATTTGCAAAAGGGCAATTAAAAATTAATAGTAGAAGAGTACTTCAAGAGATGAAAGTTTTTGAAATTAATGATAATGGTTCAATGGCTGCTAGTGGTTCTAATCATGATGATAGTGTAATGGCTACAGCATTAGCAATAGTTAGCTTGAAAAATCCTTATTATTATACTTTTTAA
- a CDS encoding heavy-metal-associated domain-containing protein, translating to MENKDIWDKLNNHEQRITSSEKDINDIKVDTATQQVTVKNLNTSMKQLNETIEKLSDKLENFMIGSENKGTDNWKYIISVILIPVIFYLLTIIK from the coding sequence ATGGAAAATAAAGATATATGGGATAAATTAAATAATCATGAACAAAGGATAACAAGTAGTGAGAAGGACATTAATGATATTAAGGTAGATACAGCGACACAACAAGTTACGGTGAAAAATCTTAATACATCTATGAAGCAATTAAATGAAACAATAGAAAAATTAAGTGATAAACTAGAAAATTTTATGATTGGTTCAGAAAATAAGGGTACGGATAACTGGAAATATATTATTAGCGTAATATTGATTCCAGTTATTTTTTATTTATTAACAATAATAAAGTAG
- a CDS encoding helix-turn-helix domain-containing protein, with amino-acid sequence MIKIKLNEILEAKERNLNWLSKKCNISYSTLYNFANHKTNAVSYDVLEKICEVLNSDIADIIELKKDKR; translated from the coding sequence GTGATAAAAATTAAATTAAATGAAATATTAGAAGCAAAGGAAAGAAATTTAAATTGGCTTTCTAAAAAATGCAACATTAGTTATAGCACTCTTTATAATTTTGCTAATCATAAAACCAATGCTGTAAGCTATGATGTGTTAGAAAAGATATGTGAAGTACTTAATTCAGATATAGCCGATATAATTGAATTAAAAAAAGACAAAAGGTAG
- a CDS encoding helix-turn-helix domain-containing protein: MMNGNFTIVQNKDITSDLSNGAFRLYILLQSYCYGNQKHTCYPSQATLSKQLNRTTRTIQRYLKELEDKGYIEKKRRGSISNIYKMLKKVIQQKVNKAVNSAKNAYKKYKNKLDNFNDYSQREYDYNDLEKKLTAWQRE; encoded by the coding sequence ATGATGAACGGAAATTTTACTATAGTACAGAATAAAGATATTACCTCCGACCTTAGTAACGGAGCATTTAGATTATATATACTTCTACAATCCTATTGCTATGGAAATCAAAAGCACACTTGTTATCCTAGTCAAGCAACTTTAAGTAAGCAATTAAATCGTACTACACGAACAATACAACGTTATTTAAAAGAACTAGAGGATAAAGGATATATAGAAAAAAAAAGAAGAGGCAGCATAAGTAATATTTATAAAATGCTGAAGAAAGTTATACAACAGAAAGTAAATAAAGCAGTAAATAGTGCTAAAAATGCTTATAAAAAATATAAAAATAAGCTTGATAACTTTAATGACTATTCACAAAGAGAATACGATTATAATGATTTAGAAAAGAAACTTACTGCATGGCAAAGAGAATGA
- a CDS encoding helix-turn-helix domain-containing protein encodes MLAGRQIKTVLIMKDIKQQEIADYLGVSKNYISMLMNEKQTIPKNNYEKIISYINLTENERKKVQELFIANKEEVKKRTNKTTKK; translated from the coding sequence ATGTTAGCAGGTAGACAAATCAAAACAGTTTTAATAATGAAGGATATTAAACAACAAGAGATTGCAGATTATTTGGGAGTAAGTAAAAATTATATTTCTATGCTAATGAATGAAAAGCAAACAATCCCCAAAAATAATTATGAAAAAATTATAAGTTATATAAATTTAACAGAAAATGAGAGAAAAAAGGTACAGGAATTATTTATTGCAAATAAAGAAGAAGTTAAAAAGAGGACAAATAAAACAACTAAAAAATAG
- a CDS encoding M42 family metallopeptidase, producing the protein MLNVQKLKYYLQNLLEISSPSGYTHNITDYVKEEFHILEVPYKLTNKGNIIATLKGKNTDFERTISAHLDTLGAMVKEIKSNGTLALTPVGGYMMNSIEGENCKIITMNEKIYTGTVQTIKPSIHIHEDARDLKRTQENMEIVIDERVSSKEDVEALGINVGDYICFDPRTSFTDSGFVKSRHLDDKASAAIILYAIKHIVDNHIELPYTTNFYLSTYEEIGHGAAASISEKTVEFLSVDMGAPGTGQNSSEFTTCICAKDSSGPYDYDFKKKLVNICKSKNIPYRIDTYPHYGSDASAALRSGYDIKTALIGTGVYASHGYERTHMDGIIATLNLLINYCLEK; encoded by the coding sequence ATGCTTAACGTGCAAAAATTAAAATATTACTTACAAAACTTACTTGAAATAAGCAGTCCTTCAGGTTATACACATAATATAACTGATTACGTTAAGGAAGAATTTCATATACTTGAAGTACCATATAAACTCACAAATAAAGGAAATATAATAGCAACTTTAAAGGGAAAAAATACTGATTTTGAAAGAACTATATCTGCACATTTAGATACATTAGGCGCAATGGTAAAAGAAATAAAATCAAATGGTACCCTTGCTTTAACTCCTGTTGGTGGATACATGATGAATTCAATTGAAGGTGAAAATTGCAAAATAATAACAATGAATGAAAAAATATATACCGGTACAGTGCAAACAATAAAGCCTTCTATTCATATACATGAAGATGCAAGGGACTTAAAAAGGACACAAGAAAATATGGAAATAGTAATTGACGAGAGAGTGTCTTCAAAAGAAGATGTCGAAGCTCTTGGCATTAACGTAGGTGATTATATATGTTTTGATCCAAGAACCTCATTTACAGACAGCGGTTTTGTGAAAAGCAGGCATCTTGATGATAAAGCTAGTGCAGCCATAATTCTGTATGCCATAAAACATATCGTAGATAACCATATAGAACTTCCATATACCACAAATTTTTATTTAAGTACCTATGAAGAAATCGGCCATGGTGCAGCTGCAAGCATATCAGAAAAAACTGTAGAATTTCTTTCTGTTGATATGGGTGCACCCGGCACAGGACAGAATTCTTCAGAATTTACTACCTGTATATGTGCAAAAGACTCTTCTGGTCCTTATGATTATGATTTTAAAAAGAAGCTAGTAAATATATGCAAATCCAAGAATATTCCATATAGAATAGATACCTATCCACACTATGGATCAGATGCCTCTGCTGCCTTAAGAAGTGGTTATGATATAAAAACTGCATTAATTGGAACCGGAGTTTATGCATCGCATGGGTATGAGAGAACTCATATGGATGGAATAATCGCAACTTTAAATCTTTTAATAAATTATTGCTTGGAGAAATAA